Proteins encoded by one window of Salarias fasciatus chromosome 1, fSalaFa1.1, whole genome shotgun sequence:
- the LOC115390236 gene encoding synaptosomal-associated protein 25-A-like yields the protein MKITVTGTTYAVSVDELKKTMQNVTVFITSLSKDAGIRTLVMLDEQGEQLERIEEGMDQINKDMKDAEKNLNNLGQFCGLCSCPCNKIKGGGQAWGGNQDGVVNSQPGARVVDEREQMAISGGFIRRVTDDARENEMDENLEQVGGIIGNLRHMALDMGQEIDTQNRQIDRIMEKADSNKTRIDEANQRATKMLGSG from the exons ATGAAAATCACTGTGACTGGGACGACGTACGCAGTGAGTGTGGATGAGCTGAAGAAAACCATGCAGAACGTGACAGTTTTTATAACATCACTG AGTAAAGATGCCGGCATCAGGACCCTGGTCATGTTGGATGAACAGGGAG AACAACTGGAGCGCATCGAGGAGGGGATGGACCAAATCAATAAGGACATGAAGGATGCAGAAAAGAATTTGAACAATCTAGGACAGTTCTGTGGTCTATGTTCATGTCCATGTAACAA gaTTAAGGGCGGGGGCCAGGCCTGGGGAGGGAACCAGGATGGAGTGGTGAACAGCCAGCCGGGGGCTCGAGTGGTGGACGAGCGTGAACAGATGGCCATCAGCGGGGGTTTCATCCGCAG GGTAACAGATGATGCCCGGGAGAACGAGATGGACGAGAACTTAGAGCAGGTGGGCGGGATCATCGGCAATCTGCGTCACATGGCCCTGGACATGGGCCAGGAGATCGACACCCAGAACCGCCAGATCGACAGGATCATGGAGAAG GCTGATTCCAACAAGACCAGGATCGATGAGGCTAACCAGCGTGCTACGAAGATGTTGGGCAGTGGCTAA